Proteins from a genomic interval of Trueperaceae bacterium:
- a CDS encoding MFS transporter, with protein MSAERAGGSSGGAEVGAAASGGAGETPGVRRLLLAIYAPTVITSLCDGVLTPTLPLFMASFETSLALVGLALAGEAIGMLIGDVPAGWFVDRTSPKAALLLGGALTLASVLATAAARDLRVVLALRVLAGVGLALFNLARHSYLAQATRAGGRGRLIALYGGVNRFGSFVGPALGGAAAALFGLAAPLVLYAALMLVAVVLVAVSLPGVPAAAPREGGGEAARRAMRDAVPTLLNAGFGQVLGQAVRAGRRVLIPLFGAEALGLDPLQVGLVVSAGGLADMLLAYPAGWLMDTRGRKAAIVPCFLLMGLSLALVPLATGFASLLAIAVLIGVGNGLGSGTMMTLAADLAPREAASTFLGWWRLIGDAGWAGGPVVVGLVAQSASLGPAAVAVGAVGVLAAAWFGARVPETLMPLSSGIERTGAA; from the coding sequence ATGAGCGCGGAGCGGGCCGGCGGCTCGTCTGGCGGGGCGGAGGTCGGCGCCGCCGCGTCCGGGGGCGCCGGGGAGACGCCCGGCGTCAGGCGGCTCCTGCTCGCCATCTACGCGCCGACCGTGATCACGTCGCTGTGCGACGGCGTGCTCACGCCCACGCTGCCCTTGTTCATGGCCTCGTTCGAGACCTCGCTTGCGCTCGTCGGCCTGGCGCTGGCCGGCGAGGCCATCGGCATGCTCATCGGCGACGTCCCCGCCGGCTGGTTCGTCGACCGCACCTCGCCCAAGGCCGCGCTGCTCCTCGGCGGCGCGCTCACGCTGGCCTCGGTGCTGGCCACGGCCGCGGCGCGCGACCTGCGGGTCGTCCTGGCCCTGCGGGTGCTCGCGGGCGTGGGCCTCGCGCTCTTCAACCTCGCCCGGCACTCGTACCTGGCGCAGGCGACGCGCGCCGGCGGACGCGGACGGCTGATCGCCCTCTACGGCGGCGTGAACCGCTTCGGGTCGTTCGTCGGACCGGCGCTGGGCGGCGCCGCTGCCGCGCTCTTCGGGCTGGCCGCGCCGCTCGTGCTCTACGCCGCGCTCATGCTCGTCGCCGTGGTGCTGGTGGCCGTGAGCCTGCCCGGCGTGCCGGCCGCCGCGCCCCGCGAGGGCGGCGGCGAGGCAGCGCGACGCGCCATGCGCGACGCCGTGCCCACGCTCCTCAACGCGGGCTTCGGCCAGGTGCTGGGCCAGGCGGTGCGGGCGGGCCGCCGCGTCCTGATCCCGCTCTTCGGCGCCGAGGCGCTGGGCCTCGACCCGCTGCAGGTGGGCCTGGTCGTCAGCGCCGGGGGCCTGGCCGACATGCTGCTGGCCTATCCGGCCGGCTGGCTCATGGACACGCGCGGGCGCAAGGCCGCCATCGTGCCGTGCTTCCTCCTCATGGGCCTGTCGCTGGCGCTGGTGCCCCTGGCCACCGGCTTCGCCTCGCTCCTCGCCATCGCCGTGCTCATCGGCGTCGGCAACGGGCTGGGGTCGGGCACGATGATGACCCTCGCCGCCGACCTGGCGCCGCGGGAGGCGGCGTCGACGTTCCTCGGCTGGTGGCGGCTCATCGGCGACGCCGGCTGGGCCGGCGGACCCGTCGTCGTCGGCCTCGTGGCCCAGTCCGCGTCGCTGGGTCCCGCCGCGGTAGCGGTCGGGGCGGTCGGCGTGTTGGCCGCCGCCTGGTTCGGCGCCCGGGTGCCGGAGACGCTCATGCCGTTATCATCTGGGATCGAGCGCACAGGAGCCGCCTGA
- a CDS encoding glycosyltransferase family 1 protein, whose translation MDGPRETEPAPLRIALVTETFLPKVDGVVTRLVATLAALEELGHEVLVLAPPGSPERCQGARVVAAGGLPFPWYPEHTFAVPSSRIARAVDDFAPHVVHVVNPILFGTWGAVHAKRRGLPLLASFHTDPKVVRSLSLGWAERPLEVLDREVHNLAHVNLCTSPQMVELARGLGIRRVRLWPKAVDAERFHPGRRSAAMRARLAGGEDDAPLVVYAGRVSFEKRVDVLAEAVHALRGEARFAVVGEGPARPWLEERLAGTGTVFTGFLSGDELGAAYASADVFAFPSDSETLGFAALEAMAAGVPVVAARAGGLPHVVEDGRTGLLVAPGSGPALAEGIRRLIGDGRLRERLAGEGRREAERWSWTAATRALVDHYRKAMRLRGMEAARRR comes from the coding sequence TTGGACGGCCCGCGGGAGACCGAGCCGGCGCCGCTGCGCATCGCCCTCGTCACCGAGACCTTCCTGCCGAAGGTCGACGGCGTCGTCACCCGCCTCGTCGCCACGCTGGCGGCGCTGGAGGAGCTGGGCCACGAGGTGCTCGTGCTGGCCCCGCCGGGGTCGCCGGAGCGGTGCCAGGGCGCCCGCGTCGTCGCGGCCGGCGGTCTGCCCTTCCCCTGGTACCCGGAGCACACCTTCGCCGTGCCCTCCTCGCGCATCGCGCGCGCCGTCGACGACTTCGCGCCGCACGTCGTGCACGTCGTCAACCCCATACTCTTCGGCACCTGGGGCGCCGTGCACGCCAAGCGCCGCGGTCTGCCGCTCCTCGCCTCCTTCCACACCGACCCCAAGGTCGTGAGGAGCCTGTCGCTCGGCTGGGCCGAGCGGCCCCTCGAGGTGCTCGACCGCGAGGTTCACAACCTCGCCCACGTGAACCTCTGCACCAGCCCGCAGATGGTCGAGCTCGCGCGCGGGCTCGGCATCAGGCGCGTGCGCCTGTGGCCGAAGGCCGTCGACGCCGAGAGGTTCCATCCCGGACGGCGCAGCGCCGCCATGCGCGCCCGCCTGGCGGGCGGCGAGGACGACGCGCCGCTCGTCGTCTACGCCGGGCGCGTCTCGTTCGAGAAGCGCGTCGACGTCCTCGCCGAGGCCGTGCACGCGCTGCGGGGGGAGGCGCGCTTCGCCGTCGTCGGCGAGGGCCCGGCGCGCCCCTGGCTCGAGGAGCGCCTCGCCGGCACCGGCACCGTGTTCACGGGCTTCCTCTCCGGCGACGAGCTGGGCGCCGCCTACGCCTCGGCCGACGTCTTCGCCTTCCCCTCCGACTCCGAGACGCTGGGGTTCGCCGCGCTCGAGGCCATGGCGGCCGGCGTGCCCGTGGTCGCGGCGCGCGCCGGCGGCCTGCCGCACGTCGTCGAGGACGGACGCACCGGCCTGCTCGTCGCGCCGGGCAGCGGTCCCGCCCTGGCCGAGGGGATCAGGCGCCTCATCGGCGACGGGCGCCTGAGGGAGCGCCTCGCCGGCGAGGGGAGGCGCGAGGCCGAGAGGTGGTCGTGGACCGCGGCCACGCGCGCTCTCGTCGACCACTACCGGAAGGCCATGCGCCTGCGCGGCATGGAGGCCGCGCGCCGGCGATGA